The following nucleotide sequence is from Mucilaginibacter sp. cycad4.
ATCCTGCTGGCCATTATCAATCATATGCATTACCCCGATCACCTTTGCTTCAATAATAGACATCGGAAAAACATCAACAGAGCATATCACTAAAATATCGAGCGGATCCTCGTCATCACAATAGGTTTGCGGGATAAACCCATAATTGGCCGGGTACATTACAGATGAAAAAAGCACACGGTCTAACTTTAAAAGCCCGGATTCTTTATCAATCTCATATTTAGCCTTCGAGCCCTTGGGGATTTCAATAACGGCGTTTACAACATAAGGGATTTTAGGCCCGGTTGAAACTTCATGCCATGGATGCTGTGTATTCATTGGTAGTAATTTAATCTTTTGATTATTTTTTTATGAAAGTACTAACAATTTGGC
It contains:
- a CDS encoding inorganic diphosphatase; protein product: MNTQHPWHEVSTGPKIPYVVNAVIEIPKGSKAKYEIDKESGLLKLDRVLFSSVMYPANYGFIPQTYCDDEDPLDILVICSVDVFPMSIIEAKVIGVMHMIDNGQQDDKIIAVANNDMSVNYINDLSELPPHTIKEIECFFKDYKVLEGKNVTVERWMGVSYGHQVIEDSMVLYDVNFKPAQSKVAG